From the genome of Dryobates pubescens isolate bDryPub1 chromosome 9, bDryPub1.pri, whole genome shotgun sequence, one region includes:
- the FOXQ1 gene encoding forkhead box protein Q1, whose translation MKLEVFSQHYEDKLSAGSDQEGSGSLSPAPADSELGSDGDCTANSPGGGAGRPGHPPPPPPPAPQPPPVAAAAAAESSKGKPYTRRPKPPYSYIALIAMAIRDSAGGRLTLAEINDYLMSRFPFFRGAYTGWRNSVRHNLSLNDCFVKVLRDPARPWGKDNYWMLNPSSEYTFADGVFRRRRKRLSRASTTAPPPPQPARPAATVPPAQEGAGAGSAPGGCSPRCCCASSPCNCASGPAKEEAAAGSGGGAAAGSSGAKFSSSFAIESILRRPPRVAPQPPPPPARLLWPAPPAAPHLLPGSYPLLPYPHAAQPPPAAALYGGGLLQLCGYGLGEPPPVLLGGGRRALAPGEAVAERPRAPLFPATLAKVGRGPPPGSPLYGSLRLTGPLQPASGGSFQPYAVDNPRA comes from the coding sequence atgaagctggaggtgttctCGCAGCACTACGAGGACAAGCTGAGCGCCGGCAGCGACCAGGAAGGCAGCGGGTCTCTCTCCCCGGCGCCGGCTGACAGCGAGCTGGGCTCGGACGGCGACTGCACTGCCAACAGTCctggcggcggggccgggaggCCGGGGCACCCACCACCGCCGCCACCCCCCGCCCCGCAACCGCCGCcggtagcagcagcagcagcagccgagAGCAGTAAGGGGAAGCCCTACACGCGTCGGCCTAAGCCGCCCTATTCTTATATCGCCCTGATCGCCATGGCCATCCGCGACTCGGCCGGCGGCCGCCTGACCCTGGCCGAGATCAACGACTACCTGATGAGCCGCTTCCCCTTCTTCCGCGGCGCCTACACCGGCTGGCGCAACTCGGTCCGCCACAATCTCTCCCTCAATGACTGCTTCGTCAAGGTGCTCCGCGACCCAGCGAGACCCTGGGGGAAGGACAACTACTGGATGCTGAACCCCAGCAGCGAGTACACCTTCGCCGACGGTGTCTTCCGCCGCCGCCGCAAGCGCCTCAGCCGTGCCTCCACCACCGCTCCCCCGCCGCCGCagcccgcccgccccgccgccacCGTTCCACCGGCGCAGGAAGGGGCCGGAGCGGGCTCTGCTCCTGGCGGTTGTTCCCCGAGGTGCTGCTGCGCATCCTCGCCCTGCAACTGCGCGTCGGGCCCCGCcaaggaggaggcggcggcggggagcggcgggGGAGCAGCGGCGGGGAGCAGCGGAGCCAAGTTCTCCAGCTCCTTTGCCATCGAGAGCATCCTCCGGCGGCCCCCCCGAGTCGCCCCGCAgccgcccccgccgcccgcccgcctgCTCTGGCCGGCGCCTCCTGCCGCTCCGCACCTGCTGCCCGGTTCGTACCCGCTGCTCCCCTACCCCCACGCTGCGCAGCCCCCGCCTGCCGCCGCTCTCTACGGGGGaggcctcctgcagctctgcggCTACGGGCTGGGCGAGCCACCGccggtgctgctggggggcggGAGGCGAGCGCTGGCCCCCGGTGAGGCGGTGGCAGAGCGGCCGCGGGCTCCGCTCTTCCCCGCAACCCTCGCTAAAGTCGGGCGGGGGCCACCGCCCGGTTCCCCTCTCTATGGGTCCCTCCGTTTGACCGGACCGCTGCAGCCAGCGTCGGGAGGGTCGTTCCAGCCGTACGCCGTGGATAACCCCCGGGCTTAA